Proteins from a genomic interval of Amycolatopsis sp. cg13:
- a CDS encoding ArsR/SmtB family transcription factor, which yields MLTSETRELALARLGRALADPTRCRILVALLDGVVYPAQLASQLELSRSNVSNHLACLRGCGLVIATYEGRQVRYAIADPHLARALAELTQVVLAVAPTDACDEESRVVR from the coding sequence GTGCTGACCTCCGAGACTCGCGAACTGGCGCTCGCCCGGCTCGGCCGGGCACTGGCGGATCCGACGCGCTGCCGGATTCTCGTGGCGCTGCTGGACGGGGTCGTGTACCCGGCGCAGTTGGCTTCACAGCTGGAGTTGAGCCGGTCGAACGTCTCGAATCATCTTGCGTGCCTTCGCGGGTGCGGGCTGGTGATCGCGACGTACGAGGGTCGGCAGGTCCGGTACGCGATCGCCGATCCGCATCTCGCGCGCGCGTTGGCGGAGCTGACGCAGGTGGTTTTGGCTGTCGCGCCGACGGATGCGTGCGACGAGGAATCGCGGGTCGTTCGATGA
- a CDS encoding 2-hydroxy-3-oxopropionate reductase, which translates to MSRIGFIGLGVMGTPMAAHLAAAGHEVSGFDLNADALAKLEAAGGRAAQDVADAVSGAEVVITMLPNHPQVEQVVLAPGGVLDTIAPGTLLADMSTIRPETSIEVAKAGAAKGIRVLDAPVSGGQAGAEQATLSIMVGGDEADFAAAKPVFDALGKTVVHVGPHGAGQVVKAANQLVVGGIYGLVAEAIVLLEASGVDAGTGLDVLAGGLAGSRILELKRKSMVARQFEPGFRIDLHHKDMGIALAAARQSDVALPLTGLVAQLVAAGRAMGYGSLDHSALLKVVEELSGRSSEEV; encoded by the coding sequence ATGAGCAGGATCGGGTTCATCGGACTGGGCGTCATGGGCACGCCGATGGCCGCGCACCTGGCCGCCGCCGGACACGAGGTGAGCGGGTTCGACCTCAACGCCGACGCGCTGGCCAAGCTGGAAGCGGCGGGCGGCCGCGCGGCGCAGGACGTCGCCGACGCGGTGTCCGGGGCCGAGGTCGTGATCACCATGCTGCCGAACCACCCGCAGGTCGAGCAGGTCGTGCTCGCCCCCGGCGGCGTGCTCGACACGATCGCGCCCGGCACGCTGCTGGCCGACATGAGCACCATCCGGCCGGAGACGTCGATCGAGGTCGCGAAAGCCGGTGCGGCCAAAGGGATCCGGGTGCTGGACGCGCCGGTGTCCGGTGGTCAGGCCGGAGCCGAACAGGCGACCCTGTCCATTATGGTCGGTGGCGACGAGGCCGATTTCGCCGCGGCGAAGCCGGTGTTCGACGCGCTCGGCAAGACCGTGGTGCACGTCGGCCCGCATGGCGCCGGTCAGGTCGTGAAGGCGGCCAACCAGCTGGTGGTGGGCGGGATCTACGGGCTGGTCGCGGAGGCGATCGTGCTGCTCGAAGCGTCCGGAGTGGACGCGGGCACCGGGCTCGACGTGCTGGCGGGCGGTCTCGCCGGCAGCCGGATCCTGGAACTGAAACGGAAGTCGATGGTCGCGCGGCAGTTCGAGCCGGGCTTCCGGATCGACCTGCACCACAAGGACATGGGCATCGCGCTCGCCGCGGCGCGGCAGTCCGACGTGGCGCTCCCGCTGACCGGCCTGGTCGCGCAGCTGGTCGCGGCCGGACGGGCGATGGGCTACGGCTCGCTGGACCACTCCGCGCTGCTGAAGGTCGTCGAAGAACTGTCCGGCCGCTCGTCCGAGGAGGTTTGA
- a CDS encoding helix-turn-helix transcriptional regulator, which translates to MDNLLGDFLRARRERISPADVGLPDSGRRRVRGLRREELALLAGISSDYYIRLEQGRDQNPSAQVLDALARALGLDEPSRHHLHQLAAPTQPGQAEPHVPASIVELISTWPTNPAYVQDRLTNVLAANEIAAAVSPNYAVGRNLLRAVFLDPAERDLRRDWDQTAADGVAGLRATLGPNIADPAAAELIADLTASSEEFRALWAQHDVKPRTGHLVRFRHPAVGDLDLHSDKLDIPGPATLQLVVFHATPGSSDAEALASLADLIPAR; encoded by the coding sequence GTGGACAACCTCCTCGGCGACTTCCTCCGCGCCCGACGCGAGCGGATCTCCCCTGCCGACGTCGGGCTGCCGGACAGCGGACGGCGTCGTGTCCGAGGGCTGCGCCGCGAAGAACTCGCGCTCCTGGCGGGAATCAGCAGCGACTACTACATCCGCCTGGAACAGGGACGCGACCAGAACCCGTCAGCCCAAGTGCTCGACGCACTGGCCCGGGCCCTCGGTCTTGACGAACCCTCCCGCCACCACCTGCACCAGCTCGCCGCGCCAACGCAACCAGGCCAGGCCGAGCCGCACGTGCCCGCAAGCATCGTCGAACTGATCTCGACCTGGCCGACAAACCCGGCGTACGTCCAGGACCGCCTCACCAACGTCCTCGCCGCAAACGAGATCGCCGCAGCGGTTTCGCCGAACTACGCGGTCGGCCGGAACCTGCTTCGCGCGGTCTTCCTCGACCCGGCCGAGCGAGACCTCCGCCGCGACTGGGACCAGACGGCAGCCGACGGCGTCGCCGGTCTGCGCGCCACCCTCGGCCCGAATATCGCCGACCCGGCCGCCGCCGAACTCATCGCCGATCTGACCGCCAGCAGTGAAGAATTCCGCGCTCTCTGGGCCCAGCACGACGTCAAACCGAGGACCGGCCACCTCGTCCGCTTCCGCCACCCAGCGGTCGGAGACCTCGACCTGCACAGCGACAAGCTCGACATCCCCGGCCCGGCAACCCTGCAATTGGTGGTCTTCCACGCGACTCCTGGCAGCAGCGACGCCGAGGCACTCGCTTCCCTGGCAGACCTGATTCCCGCGCGATGA
- a CDS encoding cupin domain-containing protein, whose product MTEIPGLAGLVAPLEAGQFFAEVLGRQPRRFPGEKGRFASLLPWPELDRVLRQHRLEFPRLRLALDGDVVPAHTYTEMVSTRRNGQVPRVLSAPFAEHLRAGATLVLDSVNELVDEVGELAGRLEHDLRERIQVNLYAGWGTTHGFDVHWDDHDAFIIQLSGRKRWRLHGVTRPSPLQRDVELPERPEGEPHDDFLLEDGDVLYLPRGHWHDVSAVGEESLHLTIGFNAATGVDLVAWLADQLRSDELFRADLPRFAGPDARAERAEALRLRLAELTAGNVVDRFLADRDAQAPAQTRVGLPWAATAELLPPDDDFEVRLLVPRAALADGDGTVALVGAGKRLVFAEAARPVLATLLGCGPQPFKVLVDAAPGVPPATVRALLGELVVQGLVARA is encoded by the coding sequence ATGACGGAGATTCCCGGACTGGCCGGCCTCGTGGCACCGCTCGAGGCCGGCCAGTTCTTCGCAGAGGTCCTCGGCAGGCAGCCGCGGCGGTTCCCGGGGGAGAAGGGGCGGTTCGCGTCGCTGCTCCCGTGGCCGGAGCTGGACCGGGTGCTGCGCCAGCACCGGCTGGAGTTCCCCCGGCTGCGGCTCGCGCTCGACGGCGACGTCGTCCCCGCCCACACCTACACCGAAATGGTCTCGACCCGGCGCAACGGCCAGGTCCCGCGCGTGCTCTCGGCCCCGTTCGCCGAACACCTGCGCGCCGGCGCGACGCTCGTGCTCGATTCGGTCAACGAACTGGTCGACGAGGTCGGCGAGCTGGCGGGCAGGCTCGAACACGACTTGCGCGAGCGGATCCAGGTCAACCTGTACGCGGGCTGGGGCACCACGCACGGCTTCGACGTGCACTGGGACGACCACGACGCCTTCATCATCCAGCTCTCCGGCCGCAAGCGGTGGCGGCTGCACGGGGTGACCCGGCCTTCGCCGCTGCAGCGGGACGTCGAGCTGCCGGAACGTCCGGAGGGCGAGCCGCACGACGACTTCCTCCTGGAGGACGGCGACGTCCTTTACCTGCCGCGCGGGCATTGGCACGACGTGTCCGCCGTCGGCGAGGAGTCGCTGCATCTGACGATCGGGTTCAACGCCGCCACCGGCGTGGACCTCGTGGCGTGGCTGGCCGATCAGCTGCGCTCCGACGAGCTGTTCCGCGCGGACCTGCCCCGGTTCGCCGGTCCGGACGCGCGGGCGGAGCGCGCCGAAGCGCTGCGTCTCCGGCTGGCGGAGCTGACCGCGGGCAACGTGGTCGACCGGTTCCTCGCCGACCGCGACGCCCAGGCTCCGGCGCAGACCCGCGTCGGCCTGCCATGGGCGGCGACGGCGGAACTGCTGCCGCCGGACGACGATTTCGAGGTCCGGCTGCTCGTCCCGCGCGCCGCGCTGGCGGACGGCGACGGCACGGTGGCCCTGGTCGGGGCTGGGAAGCGGCTGGTCTTCGCCGAAGCTGCGCGGCCGGTGCTCGCCACGTTGCTCGGGTGTGGGCCGCAGCCGTTCAAGGTGCTTGTCGATGCTGCGCCGGGTGTGCCTCCGGCGACGGTGCGGGCGCTGTTGGGGGAGCTGGTCGTGCAGGGGCTGGTGGCTCGGGCTTGA
- a CDS encoding hydroxypyruvate isomerase family protein, with product MTGPAGERHSLPYTANLSILFTELPLLERAQAARAAGFTKVEYWWPFDSADPSGADVDRFARSIEAAGVQLTGLNFYAGDMAAGERGLVSWVGREAEFATSLTVALGLAERLGCRSFNALYGNRIDGVAPSEQDDLARTHLATAAKAAEGIGAQLVLEPLSGTPAYPLKTAADAVAVLDELGLDNVRLLADLYHLAVNGDDLDTVIARYTPRTGHVQIADVPGRHQPGTGELDLEGHLEKLQAAGYAGPVGIEYKPDGSTVDSLAWLPYERRGN from the coding sequence ATGACCGGTCCCGCCGGGGAGCGGCACTCGCTGCCCTACACCGCCAACCTGTCGATCCTGTTCACCGAACTCCCGCTGCTCGAGCGCGCGCAGGCCGCTCGGGCAGCGGGCTTCACCAAGGTGGAGTACTGGTGGCCGTTCGACAGCGCCGACCCGTCCGGGGCCGACGTCGACCGCTTCGCGCGGTCGATCGAGGCGGCGGGCGTCCAGCTGACCGGGCTGAACTTCTACGCGGGCGACATGGCCGCGGGCGAGCGCGGGCTCGTGTCGTGGGTCGGCCGCGAAGCGGAGTTCGCGACGAGCCTGACGGTCGCGCTCGGGCTCGCCGAACGGCTCGGCTGCCGCAGCTTCAACGCGCTGTACGGCAACCGGATCGACGGGGTCGCACCGTCCGAACAGGACGATCTGGCCCGCACCCACCTCGCGACCGCGGCGAAGGCGGCCGAGGGCATCGGCGCGCAGCTGGTGCTCGAACCGCTGTCCGGCACCCCGGCGTACCCGCTGAAGACCGCGGCCGACGCGGTCGCGGTGCTCGACGAGCTGGGCCTGGACAACGTCCGGCTGCTCGCGGACCTCTACCACCTGGCGGTCAACGGCGACGACCTCGACACCGTGATCGCCCGCTACACCCCGCGCACCGGGCACGTGCAGATCGCCGACGTGCCGGGCCGGCACCAGCCGGGCACGGGGGAGCTGGATCTCGAAGGACATCTGGAAAAGCTGCAGGCGGCGGGCTACGCCGGACCGGTGGGCATCGAGTACAAACCGGACGGTTCCACTGTGGACTCGCTGGCCTGGCTGCCGTACGAGCGAAGGGGAAACTGA
- a CDS encoding sucrase ferredoxin has protein sequence MPKPDVRHSGPGICFPGRNAAPGCAALTRELGGEPAGTAARMTSWLLVEQPGSWGPDALEDVLAAMFPAERLEAARAAGLRPLLIRKPGRHAREPGAPRAVYVASGQPGNRWTERLDVADLDELAHLDLEAVAAGRRGHGEPVSGPLFLVCTHGSKDMCCAVFGRPLVASLAQNHPGRVWEVSHVGGDRWAGNLLTVPDGYLHGSLAVPEAELVAKEALSGNVRFENLRGRTSAESAWSQFAEIEIRGRTGLRGLDAVLAVAEESRGEDRRVLVDAGGRRYEVVVRRRTSTASGHSRCTARLVLSGFVAESVREV, from the coding sequence ATGCCTAAGCCCGACGTGCGGCACTCGGGGCCGGGAATCTGCTTCCCGGGCCGGAATGCTGCGCCCGGATGCGCCGCGTTGACTCGCGAGCTCGGCGGCGAGCCCGCCGGGACCGCCGCGCGCATGACGTCCTGGCTGCTGGTCGAGCAGCCGGGATCGTGGGGTCCGGACGCGCTCGAAGACGTCCTGGCCGCGATGTTTCCCGCCGAGCGCCTCGAAGCCGCGCGCGCCGCCGGCCTGCGGCCGCTGCTGATCCGGAAGCCGGGGCGGCACGCGCGGGAGCCAGGCGCTCCGCGCGCGGTTTACGTCGCCAGCGGGCAGCCCGGGAATCGCTGGACGGAGCGACTCGACGTCGCCGACCTCGACGAACTCGCCCACCTCGACCTCGAAGCCGTCGCCGCCGGACGGCGCGGGCACGGCGAGCCGGTGTCCGGTCCGCTCTTTCTCGTCTGCACCCACGGCAGCAAGGACATGTGCTGCGCGGTGTTCGGCCGTCCGCTGGTCGCGAGCCTCGCGCAGAACCATCCCGGGCGGGTGTGGGAGGTCAGCCACGTCGGCGGGGACCGCTGGGCGGGCAACCTCTTGACCGTGCCCGACGGCTACCTCCACGGCAGCCTCGCGGTGCCCGAAGCCGAACTGGTGGCGAAGGAAGCGCTGAGCGGGAACGTCCGGTTCGAGAATTTGCGGGGCCGCACCTCCGCGGAGAGCGCGTGGTCGCAGTTCGCCGAGATCGAGATCCGCGGCCGGACTGGCCTGCGCGGTCTCGACGCGGTGCTGGCGGTGGCGGAGGAATCCCGGGGCGAGGACCGGAGAGTGCTGGTCGACGCGGGCGGACGGCGGTACGAGGTGGTGGTGCGCCGCCGGACGTCGACGGCCTCCGGGCACAGCCGGTGCACCGCGCGGCTGGTGTTGTCCGGGTTCGTGGCGGAGTCGGTGCGCGAGGTCTGA
- a CDS encoding 2-dehydropantoate 2-reductase, with translation MRVAVLGAGAIGAYVGAALHRGGTEVHLVARGAHLAAMAADGVRVLSPRGDFTARPHVTSDPRDIGPVDYVFLGLKAHSYPDCGDLLEPLLHENTAIVAAQNGIPWWYFHGLTGHPLADRRVETVDPGGATSRVLAVERAIGCVVYCSTVIEEPGVIRHLEGTRFSLGEPSGEISVRCRNLADAMVAGGLKAPVEPRLRDDIWVKLMGNVAFNPLSALTRATMAQMCEHDGTRTLVAEMMAETLAIARAAGADPRVSVEKRIDGAWRVGHHKTSMLQDLEAGKPLEIDAIIGAVVELADLTGVEAPALRHVHAAIGLLNRTSTPIPFG, from the coding sequence ATGCGGGTGGCGGTTCTGGGCGCGGGAGCGATCGGCGCGTACGTCGGCGCGGCTCTCCATCGCGGCGGCACCGAAGTCCACCTCGTCGCGCGCGGGGCGCATCTCGCGGCGATGGCGGCGGACGGCGTGCGGGTCCTGAGCCCTCGCGGCGACTTCACGGCGCGTCCGCACGTCACGTCCGACCCTCGCGACATCGGGCCGGTCGACTACGTTTTCCTTGGCCTCAAAGCACATTCCTACCCGGACTGCGGCGATCTTCTGGAGCCGCTGCTCCACGAGAACACCGCGATCGTCGCGGCGCAGAACGGCATTCCGTGGTGGTACTTCCACGGGCTGACCGGCCATCCGCTGGCGGACCGTCGCGTCGAGACGGTCGATCCCGGCGGGGCGACCAGTCGTGTGCTCGCAGTCGAGCGGGCGATCGGCTGTGTTGTCTACTGCTCGACCGTCATCGAGGAGCCGGGCGTCATCCGGCACCTGGAGGGTACGCGGTTTTCGCTCGGCGAACCGTCCGGCGAAATCTCCGTCCGCTGCCGGAATCTCGCCGACGCGATGGTCGCGGGCGGGCTCAAGGCCCCGGTCGAACCGAGGCTGCGCGACGACATCTGGGTCAAGCTGATGGGCAACGTCGCGTTCAATCCGCTGTCCGCGCTCACCCGGGCGACCATGGCGCAGATGTGCGAGCACGACGGAACCCGCACGCTCGTCGCCGAGATGATGGCCGAAACCCTCGCGATCGCCCGGGCCGCGGGTGCGGATCCGCGGGTCTCGGTGGAGAAGCGGATCGACGGAGCGTGGCGCGTCGGGCACCACAAGACGTCCATGCTGCAGGACCTGGAAGCGGGCAAACCGCTGGAGATCGACGCGATCATCGGCGCGGTTGTGGAACTCGCGGACCTGACTGGCGTCGAGGCTCCCGCGTTGCGGCACGTCCACGCGGCGATCGGGCTGCTCAATCGCACGAGTACGCCGATTCCTTTCGGCTGA
- the gcl gene encoding glyoxylate carboligase, with product MARVPAMQAVVDVLVDEGIDVAFGCPGAAILPLYDAMQGRGIDHLVVRHEEGATHMADGWARTTGNVGVAIGTSGPAGTNMITGLYTAHADSVPILCITGQAATTKLHQEAFQAVDIVEIARPVTKWAVQVKEAAQLPWIFREAFRIARSGRPGPVLIDLPIDVQKQMIEWDSSIDSALPVSTVKPSPARVERALDMLLAAERPLILAGGGVVLGEASDPLRQLAERLGVPVGVTLMGKGSFPEDHELFAGMAGIQTSQRWANAAFLESDLVLALGARFGDRHTGELSVYRGDRKFIHVDIEPTQLGKVFGPDLGVVSHTREFLEALLAALDARTAPARDRAWVKRLGDLKAELPRKEDFDCTPIKAPRVFKELNEFYGPETYFVTAIGLYQIWSGQFQRAHLPRHYQVCGQAGPLGWEIPAAIGVKKARPDAEVVGVVGDYSFQFLVEELAVAAQYDVGFVLVMLNNEYLGLIRQSELPYEMNYQVDIHYDDHGTDNVKIMEAYGCSGTRVEDPGEIRSSLEWARKEAERTRRPVLVEIMIEREGNAAMGAALDAVREFEAAD from the coding sequence ATGGCCCGAGTCCCCGCTATGCAGGCAGTCGTCGACGTGCTGGTCGACGAAGGGATCGACGTCGCCTTCGGCTGCCCGGGCGCGGCGATCCTGCCGCTGTACGACGCGATGCAGGGCCGCGGCATCGACCATCTCGTGGTCCGCCACGAAGAAGGCGCGACGCACATGGCCGACGGCTGGGCGCGCACGACCGGCAACGTCGGCGTCGCGATCGGCACGTCCGGTCCGGCGGGCACCAACATGATCACCGGCCTCTACACCGCGCACGCGGACTCCGTCCCGATCCTGTGCATCACCGGGCAGGCCGCGACGACGAAGCTGCACCAGGAAGCGTTCCAGGCGGTCGACATCGTCGAGATCGCGCGGCCGGTCACGAAGTGGGCGGTCCAGGTGAAGGAGGCCGCGCAGCTGCCGTGGATCTTCCGCGAGGCGTTCCGGATCGCCAGGTCCGGACGGCCTGGCCCGGTCCTCATCGACCTCCCGATCGACGTGCAGAAGCAGATGATCGAGTGGGATTCGTCGATCGATTCGGCGCTGCCGGTCAGCACGGTCAAGCCGTCGCCGGCGCGCGTCGAGCGGGCGCTGGACATGCTGCTCGCCGCCGAACGCCCGCTGATCCTGGCGGGTGGCGGCGTCGTGCTCGGCGAGGCGAGCGACCCGTTGCGGCAGTTGGCCGAGCGGCTCGGCGTCCCGGTCGGCGTCACGCTGATGGGCAAGGGCAGTTTCCCCGAGGACCACGAGCTGTTCGCCGGCATGGCGGGCATCCAGACGTCGCAGCGCTGGGCGAACGCCGCGTTCCTGGAATCTGATCTGGTTCTGGCGCTGGGCGCGCGGTTCGGCGACCGGCACACCGGCGAGCTGTCGGTGTACCGCGGCGACCGGAAGTTCATCCACGTCGACATCGAGCCCACGCAGCTGGGCAAGGTGTTCGGCCCGGACCTCGGCGTCGTTTCGCACACGCGCGAGTTCCTGGAAGCGTTGCTGGCGGCGCTCGACGCGCGGACCGCTCCGGCGCGGGACCGCGCGTGGGTGAAGCGGCTCGGCGACCTCAAGGCCGAACTGCCGCGGAAGGAAGACTTCGACTGCACGCCGATCAAGGCGCCGCGGGTGTTCAAGGAACTCAACGAGTTCTACGGACCCGAGACGTATTTCGTCACCGCGATCGGGCTGTACCAGATCTGGTCCGGGCAGTTCCAGCGCGCGCACCTGCCGCGGCACTACCAGGTGTGCGGCCAGGCCGGCCCGCTCGGCTGGGAGATCCCGGCCGCGATCGGCGTCAAGAAGGCCCGGCCGGACGCGGAGGTCGTCGGCGTGGTCGGCGACTACTCGTTCCAGTTCCTGGTGGAGGAACTGGCGGTCGCCGCGCAGTACGACGTCGGGTTCGTGCTCGTCATGCTCAACAACGAGTACCTGGGCCTGATCCGCCAGTCCGAGCTGCCGTACGAGATGAACTACCAGGTCGACATCCACTACGACGACCACGGCACGGACAACGTGAAGATCATGGAGGCCTACGGCTGCTCCGGCACGCGCGTCGAAGACCCGGGCGAGATCCGGTCTTCGCTCGAATGGGCGCGCAAGGAAGCCGAACGCACCCGGCGGCCGGTGCTGGTCGAGATCATGATCGAACGCGAGGGCAACGCCGCGATGGGCGCCGCACTGGACGCGGTGCGCGAGTTCGAAGCGGCCGACTGA